In one Angustibacter luteus genomic region, the following are encoded:
- a CDS encoding TIGR03936 family radical SAM-associated protein, whose product MARQPDGPPPPPVVQKLRLQYAKRGRLRFSSHRDFQRALERALRRADVPMAYSAGFHPHPKISFANAAPTGTASEAEYVELSLAERCDPLAVRQALDESLPDGLDVVQVVEAAPGALADRLEASEWLVVLPGTDGAAVTAAVATFLAAEQLDVERLTKNGPRSLDARGPVVSLEVEAPAEAPAEPTLRLVVRHVTPTVRPQEVLVALASLGLVADQAPQATRLRQGPLRDGVVGDPLAVAAS is encoded by the coding sequence GTGGCTCGCCAGCCGGACGGGCCGCCGCCGCCGCCCGTCGTCCAGAAGCTGCGCCTGCAGTACGCCAAGCGCGGCCGCCTGCGGTTCAGCAGCCACCGTGACTTCCAGCGCGCCCTCGAGCGCGCGCTGCGGCGGGCCGACGTCCCGATGGCCTACTCCGCGGGCTTCCACCCGCACCCCAAGATCTCGTTCGCGAACGCCGCCCCTACGGGCACCGCCAGTGAGGCCGAGTACGTGGAGCTGTCGCTGGCCGAGCGCTGCGACCCCTTGGCCGTGCGCCAGGCACTGGACGAGTCACTGCCCGACGGGCTGGACGTCGTCCAGGTCGTGGAGGCCGCTCCCGGCGCGCTCGCGGACCGGCTCGAGGCCAGCGAGTGGCTGGTGGTGCTGCCGGGCACCGACGGGGCTGCCGTGACGGCTGCGGTCGCCACGTTCCTCGCGGCCGAGCAGCTGGACGTCGAGCGGCTGACCAAGAACGGCCCGCGCAGCCTGGACGCCCGGGGGCCGGTCGTCAGCCTCGAGGTCGAGGCCCCCGCCGAGGCGCCCGCCGAACCGACGCTGCGGCTGGTGGTGCGGCACGTCACCCCGACCGTGCGTCCCCAGGAGGTGCTGGTCGCCCTGGCATCGCTCGGGTTGGTGGCCGACCAGGCGCCGCAGGCCACCAGGCTGCGGCAGGGTCCGCTCCGCGACGGTGTCGTCGGCGACCCGCTGGCCGTCGCCGCCTCGTGA
- a CDS encoding Rne/Rng family ribonuclease: protein MSETTPEQNAGAADDGAGGAPDAPTAKKAARKRAPRKKATAPAQPPASAPTLDVDVQADAPADAPADAPADAPTDAPSDAEQPATPVKRAARKRTAKATAASAPASEVPGDAPAGATAAEPAAEPSAEPAKKTAKKAAKRTSKKAAKATQPAAELAPTQDEAVALVEPDETDETDETDESAEAEAAAAVAATAGFGGLLFQAPDPSAAPAPRSRRRASSPAGPPTSHPTIETESGPATPATPATPTGPGGAPAGDPAQHVAIEDEAEAERPEGDETGAGQQGDDTSEGGGQRKRRRRGGRGRRGRTEGGDADGSGQSGAPEAGQDGSTADAPDPAEKSGRKAPAKDAEKDADKDAEDTSNGPADGDSEDSDEEGGSASSRRRRRRRRRAGSGDDATDDPPGTVTKVRQPRTSDDQVASVKGSTRLEAKKQRRRDGREAGRRKPVITESEFLARRESVDRTMIVRERAGRTQIAVLEDEVLVEHYVANETNASMIGNVYLGRVQNVLPSMEAAFIDIGKGRNAVLYAGEVNWDAAGLEGQPRRIEVALKSGDSVLVQVTKDPMGHKGARLTSQISLPGRYLVYVPNSSMTGISRKLPDTERARLKKILKAVVPEQAGVIVRTAAEGASEAELQRDVERLTAQWEAIEKKSKSSAGGSAPKLLHGEPDLTVRVIRDVFNEDFNKLVVSGASAWDVVQPYVDSVAADLAERVSKWTSEDDVFAAHRVDEQLAKAMDRKVWLPSGGSLVIDRTEAMTVVDVNTGKFTGAGGNLEETVTRNNLEAAEEIVRQLRLRDIGGIIVVDFIDMVLESNRDLVLRRLLECLGRDRTKHQVAEVTSLGLVQMTRKRVGQGLLEVFSESCEHCNGRGIIVHADPVQSKSNGSKGGGESDKGDSGRGDSGRGDSGRGESGKGDANRGAKGEGSGRSRRGRGKGQDAEPAAPAQPPAPPRQPIPAGLVASLAHHHDHEHPEGEQVEAQAAEAQPAEAQPDAQPAEAQPADVQAVETEGQSAEQFPVAEETPVAEAPVTQAPVAKAPRRRRRASAPAGPPVATTD from the coding sequence ATGAGCGAGACCACACCTGAGCAGAACGCAGGCGCAGCGGACGACGGCGCGGGCGGCGCGCCCGACGCGCCCACCGCCAAGAAGGCGGCGCGCAAGCGCGCACCGCGCAAGAAGGCCACCGCGCCGGCCCAGCCCCCGGCGAGCGCGCCGACCCTGGACGTCGACGTCCAGGCCGACGCGCCGGCCGACGCACCGGCCGACGCACCGGCCGACGCACCGACGGACGCCCCCAGCGACGCCGAGCAGCCCGCCACCCCGGTGAAGAGGGCCGCGCGCAAGCGCACGGCGAAGGCGACGGCCGCCAGCGCGCCCGCGTCCGAGGTTCCGGGCGACGCCCCGGCAGGAGCCACCGCCGCTGAGCCGGCCGCCGAGCCGTCCGCCGAGCCCGCGAAGAAGACCGCGAAGAAGGCGGCCAAGCGGACCAGCAAGAAGGCCGCGAAGGCGACCCAGCCGGCCGCCGAGCTCGCGCCGACGCAGGACGAGGCCGTCGCCCTCGTCGAGCCGGACGAGACCGACGAGACCGACGAGACCGATGAGTCGGCCGAGGCCGAGGCGGCTGCCGCGGTGGCCGCGACCGCCGGGTTCGGTGGGTTGCTGTTCCAGGCGCCGGACCCGTCCGCCGCACCCGCCCCGCGCTCTCGTCGACGGGCCTCGTCCCCGGCTGGCCCGCCGACCAGCCACCCCACCATCGAGACCGAGTCCGGCCCGGCGACTCCGGCGACTCCGGCGACTCCGACCGGCCCGGGCGGGGCCCCGGCTGGCGACCCCGCCCAGCATGTCGCCATCGAGGACGAAGCCGAGGCGGAGCGTCCCGAGGGTGACGAGACGGGCGCGGGTCAGCAGGGCGACGACACCAGCGAGGGCGGCGGTCAGCGCAAGCGCCGCCGTCGTGGTGGCCGCGGACGCCGTGGCCGCACCGAGGGCGGCGACGCCGACGGTTCGGGTCAGTCGGGTGCGCCCGAGGCCGGCCAGGACGGCTCGACCGCCGACGCCCCCGACCCGGCGGAGAAGTCGGGCCGCAAGGCTCCCGCCAAGGACGCTGAGAAGGACGCCGACAAGGACGCCGAGGACACCTCGAACGGACCGGCGGACGGTGACAGCGAGGACTCCGACGAGGAGGGCGGCTCGGCCTCCAGCCGTCGACGCCGTCGTCGTCGCCGTCGCGCCGGCTCTGGGGACGACGCCACGGACGACCCGCCGGGCACCGTGACCAAGGTGCGCCAGCCGCGCACCTCGGACGACCAGGTCGCCTCGGTCAAGGGCTCGACCCGTCTCGAGGCCAAGAAGCAGCGTCGCCGGGACGGTCGCGAGGCCGGTCGCCGCAAGCCCGTGATCACCGAGTCCGAGTTCCTCGCCCGCCGCGAGAGCGTCGACCGCACCATGATCGTGCGCGAGCGCGCCGGTCGCACCCAGATCGCCGTGCTCGAGGACGAGGTGCTCGTCGAGCACTACGTGGCCAACGAGACCAACGCGTCGATGATCGGCAACGTCTACCTCGGCCGGGTGCAGAACGTGCTGCCCAGCATGGAGGCCGCGTTCATCGACATCGGCAAGGGCCGCAACGCCGTGCTGTACGCCGGTGAGGTCAACTGGGACGCCGCCGGCCTCGAGGGCCAGCCCCGGCGCATCGAGGTCGCGCTGAAGTCCGGCGACTCGGTGCTCGTGCAGGTCACCAAGGACCCGATGGGTCACAAGGGTGCCCGGCTCACCAGCCAGATCTCGCTGCCCGGCCGCTACCTCGTGTACGTGCCGAACAGCTCGATGACCGGCATCTCGCGCAAGCTGCCCGACACCGAGCGGGCTCGTCTCAAGAAGATCCTCAAGGCCGTCGTCCCCGAGCAGGCCGGCGTCATCGTGCGCACCGCCGCCGAGGGCGCCAGCGAGGCGGAGCTGCAGCGTGACGTCGAGCGGCTGACCGCGCAGTGGGAGGCCATCGAGAAGAAGTCGAAGTCGTCGGCGGGCGGGTCCGCGCCGAAGCTGCTGCACGGCGAGCCTGACCTCACGGTCCGGGTCATCCGCGACGTCTTCAACGAGGACTTCAACAAGCTCGTGGTCAGCGGTGCTTCGGCCTGGGACGTCGTCCAGCCGTACGTCGACTCCGTCGCCGCCGACCTCGCCGAGCGGGTGTCGAAGTGGACGTCGGAGGACGACGTGTTCGCGGCCCACCGCGTGGACGAGCAGCTCGCGAAGGCGATGGACCGCAAGGTCTGGCTGCCGAGCGGCGGCTCCCTGGTGATCGACCGGACCGAGGCCATGACCGTGGTCGACGTCAACACCGGCAAGTTCACCGGCGCCGGCGGCAACCTCGAGGAGACCGTCACCCGCAACAACCTGGAGGCAGCGGAGGAGATCGTCCGCCAGCTCCGGCTGCGAGACATCGGCGGCATCATCGTCGTGGACTTCATCGACATGGTGCTCGAGTCCAACCGCGACCTCGTCCTGCGCCGTCTGCTGGAGTGCCTGGGCCGCGACCGCACCAAGCACCAGGTCGCCGAGGTCACCTCGCTGGGTCTGGTGCAGATGACCCGCAAGCGCGTCGGACAGGGCCTGCTCGAGGTGTTCAGCGAGTCGTGCGAGCACTGCAACGGCCGCGGCATCATCGTGCACGCCGACCCCGTGCAGTCCAAGAGCAACGGCAGCAAGGGCGGCGGTGAGTCCGACAAGGGCGACAGCGGTCGCGGGGACAGCGGCCGCGGTGACAGCGGTCGGGGGGAGAGCGGGAAGGGTGACGCGAACCGCGGCGCCAAGGGTGAGGGTTCCGGCCGCTCGCGCCGCGGTCGGGGCAAGGGCCAGGACGCCGAGCCCGCCGCACCGGCCCAGCCGCCGGCGCCGCCCCGCCAGCCGATCCCGGCCGGACTCGTCGCCTCGCTCGCACACCACCACGACCACGAGCACCCCGAAGGTGAGCAGGTCGAGGCCCAGGCTGCCGAGGCGCAGCCTGCCGAGGCGCAGCCCGACGCACAGCCTGCCGAGGCCCAGCCTGCGGACGTCCAGGCCGTTGAGACGGAGGGGCAGTCTGCCGAGCAGTTTCCGGTGGCTGAAGAGACTCCGGTGGCCGAGGCGCCGGTGACGCAGGCTCCTGTGGCGAAGGCCCCCCGGCGGCGTCGTCGGGCGTCCGCTCCGGCCGGTCCGCCGGTCGCGACCACCGACTGA
- a CDS encoding M36 family metallopeptidase, whose translation MRPAVRHRSTILVATGALAVSTVLVPGVAAAAGSPGPASPLSSGASTALGKAASDGDVDVRVPSTRVQRNVATQREAKAAARTDVKKLRSSLGGQGVLDVDALTGTPRQVTKVDGFLTGPSRTAAKDVALGYVRTNSGVFRLSAADLEHLTLTRDYVDVAGTHHLTWQQTAGGLSLFGNGLKANVAKDGRLISVLGSPVPGLSAPATLSGPDLASARSAIGSARKDLGERSLTPAKGDEATPVLFQSPGGTRRAWQVVTMGADRPSLHVLDAETGRTLYRISLSSDANAPAAKAKPATALVFENYPGAPKGGTAKKVDLSAPGWLAAGSVSLFGNNAHTYTDVNDDNAAGAAEEVTTQGANSFQFPLVRAFPADEPPCTSWICTWDPGTARSWAANRQRTATNNFFLVNKYHDHLAAKPIGFTEAAGNFQLVNKSGQGQGGDPVLDEPLDGASTAAGLPDADHIDNANMSTPPDGQSPRMQMYLFHEPGTSYPDEDPFIAVSGADEADIVFHEYTHGLSNRLVTDTSGAGALNSAQSGAMGEAWSDWYAFDLLNNEGLAKDTAKPGEVRVGDYVGTGNDLIRTQPLDCPVGVVDAACPGRPNAGAGGYTYGDMGHISSRGAEVHADGEIWGETLWDIRTALGSKLTESLVTRGMELSPPEPSMLDMRNSILQADLVLHNGSHAKKLWKLFATRGMGYFAGTTSANDTAPVEDFQVPPTGTPNASLNGVVTSAGQGTPVQGATVVFGGHASGFAGDLAATTDATGHYTITGFFPGRYPDVIAGGPGYLPQVKTLSLHQGPNTQNWAVVRNWAQSSGGASITETNDDTGAPFGCGAAALIDGSQGVGWSAFLPEAGQDVHAVVQLPASVNVSSVQVDPSGTCGDDISASTGDYRFETSTDGTTWTVAATGHFTPAQIHTLATVPLTAGSTSGVRYVRLVLLGTQTGDFGVNCTTVVTSGCVFIDASELVVQGVPAA comes from the coding sequence ATGAGGCCTGCAGTTCGGCATCGCAGCACGATCCTCGTGGCGACGGGAGCGTTGGCCGTCAGCACGGTCCTCGTCCCCGGCGTCGCGGCCGCAGCAGGTTCTCCCGGGCCCGCGTCGCCCTTGTCCAGCGGCGCCTCGACCGCGCTGGGCAAGGCGGCTTCGGACGGTGACGTCGACGTCCGCGTGCCGAGCACCCGCGTCCAGCGCAACGTCGCCACCCAGCGCGAGGCCAAGGCCGCTGCCCGCACGGACGTCAAGAAGCTCCGCTCGTCGCTGGGCGGTCAGGGCGTCCTGGATGTCGACGCCCTGACCGGCACACCGCGCCAGGTGACCAAGGTCGACGGCTTCCTGACCGGCCCGAGCCGGACCGCGGCCAAGGACGTCGCGCTGGGCTACGTGCGCACCAACTCGGGCGTCTTCCGGCTCTCCGCGGCCGACCTCGAGCACCTGACCCTGACCCGGGACTACGTCGACGTCGCCGGCACCCACCACCTGACCTGGCAGCAGACCGCCGGTGGCCTTAGCCTGTTCGGCAACGGGCTGAAGGCGAACGTCGCCAAGGACGGTCGACTGATCAGCGTCCTCGGCTCCCCGGTCCCCGGCCTGTCCGCCCCGGCCACGCTCTCCGGCCCGGACCTGGCCAGCGCCAGGTCGGCCATCGGATCCGCCCGCAAGGACCTCGGTGAGCGCTCGCTGACCCCGGCCAAGGGCGACGAGGCGACCCCGGTGCTCTTCCAGTCACCGGGCGGCACGCGCCGGGCCTGGCAGGTCGTGACCATGGGCGCGGACAGGCCGTCCCTGCACGTCCTGGACGCCGAGACCGGGCGCACGCTGTACCGGATCTCGCTCAGCTCGGACGCCAACGCGCCCGCTGCCAAGGCGAAGCCGGCCACCGCCCTGGTGTTCGAGAACTACCCGGGCGCCCCGAAGGGCGGGACGGCCAAGAAGGTCGACCTCAGCGCTCCCGGCTGGCTCGCCGCCGGGTCGGTGTCGCTGTTCGGCAACAACGCGCACACCTACACCGACGTGAACGACGACAACGCGGCCGGCGCGGCGGAAGAGGTCACCACGCAGGGCGCGAACAGCTTCCAGTTCCCGCTGGTCCGCGCGTTCCCGGCGGACGAGCCGCCGTGCACCTCGTGGATCTGCACCTGGGACCCGGGCACGGCGCGTTCGTGGGCGGCCAACCGGCAGCGCACGGCGACGAACAACTTCTTCCTGGTGAACAAGTACCACGACCACCTGGCGGCCAAGCCGATCGGCTTCACCGAGGCGGCCGGCAACTTCCAGCTGGTCAACAAGAGCGGCCAGGGCCAGGGCGGGGACCCGGTGCTCGACGAGCCGCTGGACGGCGCGTCCACGGCCGCCGGCCTGCCGGACGCCGACCACATCGACAACGCCAACATGAGCACCCCGCCGGACGGGCAGTCCCCGCGGATGCAGATGTACCTGTTCCACGAGCCCGGCACCAGCTACCCGGACGAGGACCCGTTCATCGCGGTCAGCGGCGCGGACGAGGCCGACATCGTGTTCCACGAGTACACCCACGGCCTGTCCAACCGACTGGTCACCGACACCTCGGGCGCCGGTGCGCTGAACTCGGCGCAGTCCGGGGCGATGGGTGAGGCGTGGTCCGACTGGTACGCGTTCGACCTGCTGAACAACGAGGGACTGGCCAAGGACACCGCCAAGCCGGGCGAGGTCCGGGTCGGCGACTACGTCGGCACCGGCAACGACCTGATCCGCACCCAGCCGCTGGACTGCCCGGTGGGCGTCGTCGACGCCGCGTGCCCGGGCCGGCCGAACGCCGGAGCCGGCGGCTACACCTACGGCGACATGGGCCACATCAGCAGCCGCGGCGCCGAGGTGCACGCGGACGGCGAGATCTGGGGCGAGACGTTGTGGGACATCCGCACCGCCCTCGGCAGCAAGCTCACCGAGTCGCTGGTGACCCGCGGGATGGAGCTGTCGCCCCCCGAGCCCTCGATGCTCGACATGCGCAACTCGATCCTGCAGGCCGACCTGGTGCTGCACAACGGGAGCCACGCCAAGAAGCTCTGGAAGCTGTTCGCCACCCGTGGCATGGGCTACTTCGCGGGGACGACGAGTGCCAACGACACCGCTCCCGTCGAGGACTTCCAGGTCCCGCCGACGGGCACGCCGAACGCCAGCCTGAACGGCGTCGTCACCTCCGCGGGCCAGGGCACCCCCGTCCAGGGCGCGACGGTCGTCTTCGGCGGCCACGCCTCCGGCTTCGCCGGCGACCTCGCGGCCACGACGGACGCCACGGGTCACTACACGATCACCGGGTTCTTCCCGGGTCGCTACCCCGACGTGATCGCCGGCGGCCCCGGCTACCTGCCGCAGGTCAAGACGCTGTCGCTGCACCAGGGTCCGAACACGCAGAACTGGGCCGTGGTCCGCAACTGGGCCCAGTCGAGCGGCGGGGCGAGCATCACCGAGACCAACGACGACACGGGCGCACCGTTCGGGTGCGGGGCCGCGGCGCTGATCGACGGTTCGCAGGGCGTCGGCTGGTCCGCGTTCCTGCCCGAGGCCGGTCAGGACGTGCACGCCGTCGTCCAGCTGCCGGCGTCGGTCAACGTGTCGTCCGTGCAGGTCGACCCGTCCGGCACCTGTGGTGACGACATCTCGGCATCGACGGGTGACTACCGGTTCGAGACCTCCACCGACGGCACCACGTGGACGGTCGCGGCCACGGGTCACTTCACGCCGGCGCAGATCCACACGCTGGCCACCGTCCCGCTCACGGCGGGGTCGACGTCCGGCGTGCGGTACGTGCGGCTGGTGCTGCTCGGCACCCAGACCGGCGACTTCGGGGTCAACTGCACCACCGTGGTCACCTCGGGCTGCGTCTTCATCGACGCCTCTGAGCTGGTCGTGCAGGGCGTGCCGGCCGCCTAG
- a CDS encoding DNA polymerase ligase N-terminal domain-containing protein: MDRPAFVLHEHHKPRHHFDLRLEEGGVLRSWALPRGLPDSPSKNRLAVAVPDHDMDHLTYTDADKSIADTGWWEQESRDERRIVLVLHGQRDERRYALIHTGDDWLMHLTKDQPGRA; the protein is encoded by the coding sequence GTGGACCGACCCGCTTTCGTGCTGCACGAGCACCACAAGCCGCGCCACCACTTCGACCTGCGGCTCGAGGAGGGCGGCGTGCTGCGCTCCTGGGCGCTGCCCCGCGGCCTGCCGGACTCGCCGTCCAAGAACCGGTTGGCGGTCGCCGTCCCGGACCACGACATGGACCACCTGACGTACACCGACGCCGACAAGTCCATCGCCGACACCGGCTGGTGGGAGCAGGAGTCGCGCGACGAGCGACGCATCGTGCTGGTCCTGCACGGTCAGCGGGACGAGCGCCGCTACGCCCTGATCCACACGGGCGACGACTGGTTGATGCACCTGACCAAGGACCAGCCGGGGCGTGCCTGA
- the rplU gene encoding 50S ribosomal protein L21 translates to MYAIVRAGGRQEKVSVGDILVIDKIEGKAGDTLELAPLLLVDGATVTTDAKKLAKVKVTAEFVRAEKGPKITIMKFKNKTGYRKRQGHRQKLTRVKVTGIEA, encoded by the coding sequence GTGTACGCGATCGTCCGCGCTGGCGGCCGTCAGGAGAAGGTGTCCGTCGGCGACATTCTGGTCATCGACAAGATCGAGGGCAAGGCTGGTGACACCCTCGAGCTCGCCCCGCTCCTCCTCGTCGACGGCGCGACCGTGACCACCGACGCCAAGAAGCTGGCCAAGGTCAAGGTCACCGCCGAGTTCGTGCGGGCCGAGAAGGGCCCGAAGATCACGATCATGAAGTTCAAGAACAAGACCGGGTACCGCAAGCGCCAGGGTCACCGCCAGAAGCTCACCCGCGTCAAGGTCACCGGCATCGAGGCCTGA
- the rpmA gene encoding 50S ribosomal protein L27, with product MAHKKGASSTRNGRDSNSQRLGVKRYGGQVVGAGEIIVRQRGTHFHPGDGVGRGGDDTLFALVEGAVTFGTKRGRRVVSVLPPA from the coding sequence ATGGCACACAAGAAGGGCGCGTCCTCCACGCGCAACGGTCGGGACTCCAACTCCCAGCGCCTCGGCGTGAAGCGCTACGGCGGCCAGGTCGTCGGTGCGGGCGAGATCATCGTCCGCCAGCGGGGCACCCACTTCCACCCGGGCGACGGCGTCGGCCGTGGCGGCGACGACACGCTGTTCGCGCTGGTCGAGGGTGCGGTGACGTTCGGTACCAAGCGTGGTCGCCGCGTCGTCAGCGTGCTGCCGCCGGCCTGA
- the obgE gene encoding GTPase ObgE — protein sequence MTSFVDHVVLHVSAGDGGHGCASIHREKFKPLGGPDGGNGGRGGDVVLVVDPSTTTLLDYHHSPHRKAANGKPGQGSHRSGAEGGDIELAVPLGTVVKDATGEVLADLVTAGERFVVARGGRGGLGNAALASARRKAPGFALLGEPGDGGDVVLELKSLADVALVGYPSAGKSSLVAAMSAARPKIADYPFTTLVPNLGVVQAGDVRFTMADVPGLIPGASEGKGLGLEFLRHVERCSVLVHVIDCATLDPGRDPLTDLDVIEAELAAYTIDETLGGRPLQERPRVIVLNKADVPDAVELADMVRPDLEARGVAVHVVSAATHQGLRELGFALAAMVQADRDARVVDVAPRIVLRPKAVDDTGFVVHAENTADGPRFRIVGERPQRWVRQTDFANEEAVGYLADRLARLGVEEALFKKGATPGAEVLIGVGDDAVVFDWEPTMSAGAELLAGPRGTDVRVSGDDVRPTRADKREALERLRDARESAREELAAERKAGRWTDPEADPVEDA from the coding sequence ATGACGTCGTTCGTCGACCACGTCGTGCTGCACGTCTCCGCCGGGGACGGTGGGCACGGCTGCGCCTCGATCCACCGCGAGAAGTTCAAGCCGCTCGGCGGTCCGGACGGCGGGAACGGGGGCCGCGGCGGGGACGTCGTCCTCGTCGTCGACCCGAGCACCACGACGCTGCTGGACTACCACCACAGCCCGCACCGCAAGGCCGCCAACGGCAAGCCCGGTCAGGGCTCGCACCGCAGCGGCGCCGAGGGCGGCGACATCGAGCTGGCCGTGCCGCTGGGCACCGTGGTGAAGGACGCCACGGGCGAGGTGCTGGCCGACCTGGTGACGGCGGGCGAGCGCTTCGTCGTGGCCCGCGGCGGCCGAGGTGGCCTCGGCAACGCGGCGCTGGCCTCGGCCCGGCGCAAGGCGCCCGGTTTCGCGCTGCTCGGCGAGCCCGGCGACGGCGGGGACGTCGTCCTGGAGCTCAAGTCGCTGGCGGACGTCGCGCTGGTCGGCTACCCGAGCGCCGGCAAGTCCAGCCTGGTGGCGGCCATGTCCGCCGCGCGGCCGAAGATCGCCGACTACCCGTTCACCACGCTGGTGCCGAACCTCGGTGTCGTGCAGGCAGGCGACGTGCGGTTCACCATGGCTGACGTCCCCGGGCTGATCCCGGGCGCGAGCGAGGGCAAGGGTCTGGGGCTGGAGTTCCTGCGGCACGTGGAGCGCTGCTCCGTGCTGGTGCACGTGATCGACTGCGCCACGCTCGACCCGGGCCGCGACCCGCTCACCGACCTGGACGTCATCGAGGCCGAGCTCGCCGCCTACACGATCGACGAGACGCTCGGCGGCCGTCCGCTGCAGGAGCGCCCGCGGGTCATCGTGCTGAACAAGGCGGACGTCCCCGACGCCGTCGAGCTGGCGGACATGGTCCGGCCCGACCTGGAGGCCCGCGGCGTCGCCGTCCACGTCGTCAGCGCCGCCACCCACCAGGGCCTGCGCGAGCTGGGCTTCGCGCTCGCCGCGATGGTCCAGGCCGACCGGGACGCGCGAGTCGTCGACGTGGCCCCACGGATCGTGCTGCGGCCCAAGGCCGTCGACGACACCGGCTTCGTCGTGCACGCCGAGAACACCGCCGACGGGCCGCGCTTCCGGATCGTCGGCGAGCGCCCGCAGCGCTGGGTGCGGCAGACCGACTTCGCCAACGAGGAGGCCGTCGGCTACCTCGCGGACCGGCTGGCGCGGCTGGGTGTCGAGGAGGCGCTGTTCAAGAAGGGCGCCACCCCGGGCGCCGAGGTGCTCATCGGTGTCGGCGACGACGCCGTCGTGTTCGACTGGGAGCCCACGATGAGCGCGGGCGCCGAGCTGCTCGCCGGCCCGCGCGGCACCGACGTGCGGGTCTCGGGGGACGACGTCCGGCCCACCCGGGCCGACAAGCGCGAGGCCCTGGAGCGGCTGCGGGACGCCCGCGAGAGCGCCCGCGAGGAGCTCGCCGCCGAACGCAAGGCCGGCCGCTGGACCGACCCAGAGGCCGACCCCGTCGAGGACGCCTGA
- the proB gene encoding glutamate 5-kinase — protein sequence MSGSAASLRARADLRTAGRIVVKVGSSSLTTSEGKVDDERVLALVDALAVRRAAGTEVVLVSSGAIAAGLDPLGLPRRPRDLATQQAAASVGQGLLVARYTAAFGRHGIGVGQVLLTAEDVIRRTHYVNARRTLYRLLQLGVVPVVNENDTVATDEIRFGDNDRLAALVAHLVHADALVLLTDVDGLYDRAPSKPGARRIDVVAGPQDLAGVSLGTPGSRIGTGGMVTKVEAASIATTAGIATVLTSAAQVAPALEGQDVGTWFAPTGSRRASRLLWLAHASLARGRLVLDDGAVAAVVERRMSLLPAGLVSVEGQFDAGDPVDLCDQKGHVVARGLVNYGAGELPGLLGRSTHELAAELGPAYEREVVHRDDLVLLH from the coding sequence ATGAGCGGGTCTGCCGCGTCGCTGCGCGCCCGCGCGGACCTGCGCACGGCCGGGCGGATCGTGGTGAAGGTGGGCTCGAGCTCGCTGACCACCTCCGAGGGCAAGGTGGACGACGAGCGGGTGCTCGCGCTGGTCGACGCCCTGGCCGTCCGGCGCGCCGCCGGCACCGAGGTGGTGCTGGTGTCCTCGGGCGCGATCGCCGCCGGGCTAGACCCGCTCGGGCTGCCGAGGCGCCCCCGTGACCTGGCCACCCAGCAGGCGGCGGCCAGCGTCGGTCAGGGCCTGCTGGTGGCCCGGTACACGGCGGCGTTCGGCCGGCACGGCATCGGCGTCGGGCAGGTCCTGCTCACCGCCGAGGACGTGATCCGCCGCACCCACTACGTGAATGCCCGGCGCACCCTCTACCGGCTGCTGCAGCTCGGCGTGGTGCCCGTGGTGAACGAGAACGACACCGTGGCCACCGACGAGATCCGGTTCGGCGACAACGACCGGCTCGCCGCGCTCGTCGCCCACCTGGTGCACGCGGACGCGCTCGTGCTGCTCACCGACGTCGACGGGCTGTACGACCGGGCGCCGTCGAAGCCGGGCGCGCGCCGGATCGACGTCGTCGCCGGCCCGCAGGACCTGGCCGGGGTGTCGCTGGGCACCCCGGGCAGCCGGATCGGCACGGGCGGCATGGTGACCAAGGTCGAGGCGGCGTCGATCGCGACGACCGCGGGCATCGCCACGGTGCTCACGAGCGCGGCCCAGGTGGCGCCGGCGCTGGAGGGTCAGGACGTCGGCACCTGGTTCGCGCCGACCGGCTCGCGGCGGGCCAGCCGGCTGCTCTGGCTCGCCCACGCGAGCCTGGCTCGGGGGCGGCTCGTGCTGGACGACGGGGCGGTCGCGGCGGTGGTCGAGCGCCGCATGTCGCTGCTCCCGGCCGGATTGGTGTCCGTCGAAGGGCAGTTCGACGCCGGAGATCCGGTAGACCTGTGTGATCAAAAGGGTCACGTCGTGGCCCGCGGACTGGTGAACTATGGAGCGGGGGAGCTACCCGGCCTGCTGGGGCGCTCCACGCACGAGCTTGCTGCCGAGCTCGGACCCGCCTACGAGCGCGAGGTCGTCCACCGCGACGACCTGGTGCTGCTGCACTGA